Sequence from the Aquimarina sp. Aq107 genome:
GCTAATCCACTGCTTGTAATTGTTAGTACTTGTGTATATCCTTCTGCTTTGGCTACTTCTTCTAGCGCCTTTCCTATTTTAGTATATAATGGTTGTAATAATTTATTTTGCTCTAGTTGTACTAGTTGTGAACCGTTTTGGCGAAATTTAGCAATGTCATTTTCTACAGCAATGATTTCTTCTTGCTTAGTTTTTTTCATAGGTTCAGTCATCGTTGCTTCACCATCCTGATAAGCCTTTACTTTTGCTTGGTAATCATCAACTTTTACTTTTAAGTCAGCTTCTAATTTAGTATTATATGCTTTTAAGTCTTCTTGAACCTTAGTAAGTTCAGGCATTTTAGATAAGATAAAATCACTATCGATTGTTCCTACTTTAGACTGAGCTATTGCTTGTAAACTAATAAATAATACTAGTATTGGAAATAATATATTTTTCATTATAACTTCTTTTCTTTAATTTTTGATTTAGAATTTTTGCAAATATATAAGGTCTAAGGCAATATACGTGCCAAGACAAAAAAAAATAAAAATCTATTCTTGAAACAATTGACCACGGTGTGGTTTTAAGGCGTCTCTAACTTTTTTCATTTCGGAATCTGTTACTACCATATAGGCAATACAGTGAAACTCGTTAACATCTTGATGTCCAGTGTTTTTTATAGACAATCCTTCAGAGGTAATGTATTCATTAAGGTGAATCACATGGTGTTGTGCCGTTTTATTTGCTACAGGACCTCTAAAATCCCAAATAAGCTTTAATTTTCTTTCCAAATTTTATAGTTAAGGTTGTTGTAAAATATATATTTTTAGATTTCGAAAGTGTTTTTTTTCTTTCTTATATATCTCTACTGGTTAAATAATGTGGCAATATATACAGAACACTAAAATTTTAAAAGCTATTTAATACTATATTATGGTAATGATTCGTTAGAACAAAGAGCTTGTAAAACGCTTTAATATTGTTATTTTTGTCCGATTTGGGACTTTATTTAGAGAGAACTATGCACAAAAAATCTATCGTACTGTTTTTAGCAGTCATCTTTTGCACCTTAATATATGGTCAAGAAAAAGACCCTGTATTACTTACCATTAATAATTCGCCAGTATACAGATCAGAGTTTAAGAGAGTATATCTTAAAAATATTGATTTGGTAAAGGATGAATCCCAAAAAGATATTGATGAATATCTAGAGCTATTTATAAATTATAAATTAAAGTTAGAAGAAGCTAAAGAACAAGGTCTAGATAAAAAAGAATCTTACATTAAAGAACTAGAAGGGTATAAGAAACAACTTTCTTCTGGATATCTTACAGATACAGATGCATCTGATGCTTTGGTAAAAGAAGCCTACGATCGTTTACAAGAAAGAGTAAATGCAAGTCATATACTGGTACAGGTTAAACCTAATGCATCTCCAAAAGATACATTGCAAGCTTATCAGAAAATAATAGAGGCAAGGAATAAAATAATTAATGGAGCTGATTTTAAAGAAACCGCTTTTGAGTATAGTGAAGATCCTTCTGCCAAAAAAAATGGGGGTGATTTAGGTTGGTTTTCTGCGTTTAGAATGGTGTATCCGTTCGAACAAGCTGCTTTTACAACTAAGGTAGGGAATGTTTCAGAACCTTTTAAAACTCGTTTTGGGTATCACATCGTAAAAGTTAATAACAAAGAAAAAACTTTAGGAGAGGTTACAGTTGCTCATATTATGGTAGCCTTTAATAAGGACAGAACGGAAAATGAAGCAGAAAAAAGAATCAATGAGATCAAGACGCAATTGCAAGCTGGTACTTCTTTTGAATCACTTGCAAAACAGTATAGTGATGATCGCAATACTGCTGTAAACGGTGGTAAGATTAATCGTTTTGGTAGAGGAGCTCTAAATTCAGAAGATTTCGAGAAAGTAGCTTTTGCTTTAAAATCTGAAGGAGAATTATCAAAGCCTGTAAAAACTAAGTACGGCTGGCATCTCATAAAATTATTAGAAAAGCATTCACCCAAAACTTTTGATGAGCTGAAAGGAGAACTTACTCAGAGAATTAAAAAGGATAGTAGATCTCAACTTATTACAAAATCATTTATAAATTCTTTAAAGGAGAAATATGGTTTAAAAAGAAATGAAGAAGCAATATCTTATTTCAAAAAGAACGTACCATCGACTATTTTTAGTGAAAAATGGGATATCCCAACTGATGATAAGAATTTAACTAATTCTGTTTTTTCTATAGGTAAAGAAAGTTTTACTTATTTAGATTTTGCAAAATTTATACAACAAAAAGGAACTCGTAAAACGAAAACAAAAGATATCTCTTTGTTTATAGAAAATGTGTATTATGATTATGAATCAGCTAAGTTACTCCAGTACTATGAAGAGCATTTAGAAGAAGATAATCAAGATTTTGCAAATGTAGTTTCGGAATATAGAGATGGATTATTACTATTTGACCTTATGGAATCTAAGATTTGGAATGCTGCTAAGGTTGATTCTGTAGGGCTTCAAGAATTTTATGCATCTAGAAAAGAAACCTATATAAAAGAAGAAAGTTATAAAGTGATAAAAGCCTCTTCGTCTAATAAAGAGCTAATAGATAATGTGAAAGCGAAAATTGAAAAAGCCAATAGTATTGAGGAAATTAAAAAGGAGGTGAATATTTCAGACTCCAATACGGTACTTTTTACAGAAGAAGAGTTAACTAAGGATATAGATGAGTTAGCAGATAAATTTTCAGGTAAAAATGGAGAAGTGGTTGTTGTTAATGAGGATGATTATATAACCCTGATTAAAGTAGTAGAAGTACTACCTTCAAGGGTGAAAACCTTTGATGAAACAAAAGGTAAGGTTATTAATGACTTTCAGGAAGACCTAGAAAAGCAATGGCTTAGTGAACTTAGAAAGAAATATTCTATAGAATTAAATAAAAAGACGTTAAAACAAATCAAAAAAGAATTATCTATCTAAATGAGATATATCTCTAACATACTATTGTTTTTTGTTTTAGTTTCTTGCGGAAATATAAATCGAAACGCAAACAGAGAAGTGGTAGCAAGAGTTAATGAGACATATCTCTATAAAGATGCTATAAAAGACCTGGTTCCTAGTGGTACAGCAGCAGAAGACAGTTTAAATATAGTAAATAACTATATTAATATATGGGCAACTAAACAATTGTTTATAGACCAATCAAAAAGGAATCTTACGGAAATAGAACTTCAGGAATTTGATAATTTAGTAGAGGATTATAAAAGTACTTTATATATCAATGCTTATAAAGATGCCGTAATCAATAAATCCATTAATATGGAGGTTACCAAAGATGATATGACGTCTTATTATTCAGAAAATTTAGAAAATTTTATTCTTAATGAAGAGTTGGTAAAGCTACGTTACTTACATTTGCCACCTGATTATAAAAATATTGTTGCAACGCAAACACGTTTTAATCGTTTTAATGAAGAGGATCATGAAGAACTACTTGGTAAAAAAATAGAGTTTGCTACATTTTCCTTTAATGATTCAGTTTGGGTTCAGTTTGATCAGGTATTAAATAAAATCCCTGTTCTTAAGAATCAAGACAGGAACAAGATCTTAAAAGATGGTAAGTATGTTCAGTTGCGAGACTCTTTGGGAGTGTATATGATTAAAATAAAAAAAGTGCTTAAGAAAAAAGAAACAGCACCTTTAGATTATATAAAGCCAACAATACGACAAATCATATTGAATAAAAGAAAGCGAGAGCTGATAAAAAAATTAGAAAAGGATATCACGAAAGATGCAATTAAAAACAAACAATTTGAAATATATAATTAAGAATACTATTTGTATTGCTGTATTGCTATTATGTAGCACTGGTGCTCAGATCTATGCTCAGGAAATTATAGAAGATGTTAAAAAAGAGGTTGAGAAGAAAGAAGATTCTGTAAAATCATTTCAAAAGATTAAAATCGATGGAGTTGCAGCTGTTATAGGAGAATATGTAATATTAGAGAGTGATATTACAATTGCTTATCAGCAATTGATAAGTGAAGGAGTTTCTGCTGCAGATGTTAGTCGTTGCGAATTAGCAGGAAGCTTATTTGAAAACAAATTATATGCTCATCATGCGGTTCAAGATAGTGTTATTGTATCTGATGCTGAGGTGAATTCTATGGTAGATCAGCAGCTGAGTTATATGACTAGAGAATTGGGAACAATAGATAAAGTTTTAAAATTCTATAGAAAAGAAAGTGAAGCAGATTTTAGAAAAGAGCTTTTTGAAATCAATAAAGGAAATAGACTAGCAGAACAAATGCGTTCTAAAATAGTAGAGGATGTAGAAATCACACCGGAAGAAGTTAGAGAATTTTTTGATGAAATTCCTGAGGATGAAAGACCTCTTTTTGGTACAGAGTTAGAACTTGCTCAGATAGTAATAGACCCTAAAATCCCGGATGAAGAAGAACAAAAAGTAGTTGATAGGTTAAAACAATTTAGAACTGATATCGTAGAAAATGGAAGTAGTTTTGCTACTAAGGCAGTTTTATATTCTCAAGATCCCGGGTCAAAATCAAAAGGAGGGAAATACACACTAAATAGACAAACTCCTTTTGCTAAAGAGTTTAAGGACGTTGCCTTTAGTTTACAGGTTGGTGAGGTTAGTGAGCCTTTTAAGACAGATTTTGGTTGGCATATTATACAATTAGATAAAATTAGAGGAGAAGAAATAGATGTTAGACATATTTTATTGATTCCAGATGTTACAAGAGAAAGTGTTGAGGTAGCACAGAAACTTGTGGATTCTGTTCGTACAGCAGTGGTTTCTGGAACTATTGGTTTTAAAGAAGCTGCTAGAAAATTTAGTAATGAAAAAGAGACCAAAGAAGATGGAGGACAATTATTAAATCCTACAACAGGTGATACACGTTTTGAACTTACCAAAATTGATCCTATATTGTACGATCAAGTATCAAAATTAAAAACGAATGAAGTTTCGTTAGTAATACCAGATCAAGATCGTCAAGGTCGTAAAAAATTTAAATTAATCACTGTACTAAATCGTTTTGATGAGCATATAGCGGATTATTCTAAGGATTATTTAAAAATACAAGAACTCGCTCTCAGGAAAAAACAAATAGAAGCAATACGAGCTTGGCAGGAAGAAAAAATTAATGATACTTATATAAAAATTAATGGAGAGTACAGAGACTGTGAGTTTAGCGGTAACTGGTTAAAAAAAGAAAAATAATATGTCTGACGTTGCAGCAGTAGAAAAACTGGTAAGCAAACATACCGAACTCAAAAAAGAAATAGCAAAAATAATCATAGGTCAGGAAGAAGTAATCGATCAGATACTGATTGCTGTGTTTTCTGGAGGTCATGCTTTATTGATAGGTGTTCCAGGATTAGCAAAAACACTAATGGTTAATACCATTTCCAAAGCTTTAGGATTGGATTTTAAAAGAATTCAATTTACTCCAGATTTGATGCCAAGTGATATATTAGGAAGTGAAATCTTAGACGAGTCCAGACATTTTAAATTTATAAAAGGCCCAGTGTTTTCTAATATTATTTTGGCTGATGAGATTAATAGAACTCCACCAAAAACACAGGCAGCCTTATTAGAGGCAATGCAAGAAAGAGCCGTAACAGTAGCTGGTCACCATTATAAACTGGATTTACCATATTTCGTATTAGCTACACAAAATCCTATTGAACAAGAAGGGACTTATCCATTACCAGAGGCTCAATTGGATAGATTTATGTTCGCTATAGAATTAAAATATCCTAGTTTTCAAGAAGAAGTAGAAGTTGTAAAAAGTACTACAGGAGATACTTCTGCAACAATTAATGCCTTGTTTACTGCTCAGGAAATTATCGATTTTCAGCAATTAATTCGTCGTATACCTGTAGCGGATAATGTAGTGGAATATGCAGTATCAATGGTTTCTAAAACCAGGCCTAATGGAGAATCTGCAACAGATTTGGTTAAGAGTTATATAGATTGGGGTGCGGGTCCAAGAGCATCACAAAACCTAATTTTAGCAGCAAAAGCAAATGCAGCGGTAAAAGGTAAGTTTTCTCCAGATATTGAGGATGTGCAAGCTGTGGCTATGGGGATATTACGTCACCGTATGATTAAAAACTATAAAGCCGAAGCAGAAGGAGTAAGTATTGAGGATATTATTCAAAGCTTATTCTAATCATTAAACCAATTTCTTAGTTTAAGAAGAATCAATTTTTATTTAATAAAAAAAGAAAAGCCCATTCAAGTAGGAAATGGGCTTTTTGCAATTATGAACAATTGAATTTTTGGGTAATGAATACTTGGGGAAAATCATCACCAGATATCTTCAATTTCAGTGCGCGAAAATAATAAAATAAGGGGAAATAACCCCGTTTTTTAACATTTCTTTAATCCACTTTTAAGGGTTTGTAAAGAAATCATAAAGCCTGATTTAAAATCTTTTAACCTCAATAGAGTAATTGAGGTTGTTGATTAATGTTTTCATTAACTTATAGAGGTAGAATTCTAAATAACTTTGTTTTTTTTTATCTAAATAATTAAACCTTTTTTATTTCTGCGAGTCTTACTATTGAACGTTCATTAAAATAAAGTTGAATAATTAAGAAAAATAGATAGATGAAAAATAGTATAACCTACATAATAATTATGTTTTTGGGAGCATTTACAATGTTTGCTCAGTCGGAAGATGTAACTGATAGACGTGAGAAACATAAAGAGCGAAGAGAGTTAAGAAAAGAATTTAATGAAAGCCTGTCAGAAGATCAAAAAGCTCAATTAGAGTATCAAAGAGAGTTGCATAAAGAACACAGAAAGGCTTTTAAAGATACTTATACAGAAGAACAATTACAGATTGTAAAGAATGAAGACCTTTCTAGAAAAGGAAAACGTAAAGCCTTAAATCCTACGTTAAGTGATGAGCAAAAAAGCCTTAAAAATAAACAAAAAGAGGAAATGAAAGCTGCTAAAAGCAAGTTTGAATCATCTCTTAATGATGAACAATTAGAGAAATATAAAAAGGTAAAAAAGAAAGGTCACAGAAAAGGGAAGAAAGGACGTAAAGGTCATAACAGAAAAAAAAGCGATAAAGAAGAAAATTAAATTTAGTTTATTTTGTGTAGAAAGAGTGAAGTTGCTAAAACTTCACTCTTTTTTTGTTTTTATGTTAAAATTGATGGTTTTTAAATCAATAACTTAACAATTTACTACAACGTTTTCGTAATTCTTAAAGAAGTCAATTAAAATATTAGATATTTTTTTATGTGATTACCATTTTAATAGTTCTAAAATTGATGATTTAATCAAATAAAAGCGGTATTTTTTTTAAAAATGTAAAAAAGGGTTATTAACGCCATTCATTTAATAAAATCCCTTAAAATTCGTATTTTCGTCGGACTTTTCAATACACATTATATAGCAAAATTGTTCTCAATATCGATATGATAAAAAAAGATGTGAGTCTAAGTTATAGAAACACAAAATACTGTTTCTTAATCAAGAGTATATCTTTACTATTATTTTAGAAAATTATCACGATATTTTTTTTGAGAAACTTGAGATAAATAAGAATATTGAAAAGATGTAAGGACTACCATAATTTCACTACCTAATGTATAGCTTGTCATTATGTAACAATATATAATAGGATTTTTCTATTATTGGCGGGTAGGAGAAATTTATCGTTTTCCAAACATTTGTATTAAACCAGGAAAGAATTCTATTACGTACTATGAACATTTACAATAATTACATTAGGGAAATCGAAGAAAGGAAATCCCTTGGGTTACACCCTAAGCCAATCGATGGAGCAGAGTTATTAAGTGAAATTATTTCACAAATAAAGGATAATGATAATGCACATCGTGATGACTCCCTTAACTTTTTTATCTACAATGTTTTGCCAGGAACCACAAGTGCTGCTGGTGTAAAAGCTCAGTTTTTAAAAGAAATTATTTTAGGTAAAGAAGTCGTTAAAGAAATTACTCCTGCTTTTGCTTTTGAGCAATTATCTCATATGAAAGGTGGACCTTCTGTAGAGGTATTGTTAGATTTAGCTTTAGGTGATGATATTGCTATAGCTAATGAAGCTGCTAAAGTATTAAAAACGCAAGTTTTCTTATATGAGGCAGATACGGAACAATTAGAAAAAGCTTTTAAAGCTGGCAATACTATTGCTAAAGAATTAATAGAGAGCTATGCTCAAGCAGAGTTTTTTACAAAGTTACCAGACGTAGAAGAAGAAATAGAGATTGTAACTTTTGTTGCAGGTATAGGTGATATTTCTACAGATTTATTATCTCCTGGTGCGGATGCACATTCTAGATCAGATCGTGAATTGCACGGTCAGTGTATGTTTGAGCACAATAAAGATATGCAAAATGAATTATTGGCGTTAAAAGAACAACATCCTGATAAACGAGTGATGTTAATTGCTGATAAAGGAACCATGGGAGTAGGTTCTTCTAGAATGTCTGGTGTAAATAATGTTGCGTTATGGACCGGTATATCATCTAGCCCATATGTACCATTTATTAATATTGCTCCAGTAATTGCTGGTACAAATGGTATTGCACCAATATTCTTAACAACTGTGGGAGTAACTGGTGGTATTGGTATTGATTTAAAAAACTGGGTAAAGCAAAAAGATGCTGAAGGAAATACGATTGTAGATGAAGAAGGAGAAGCAATCTTAAAAGAAGAGTATTCTGTAGCTACAGGTACAGTTCTTACCATAAATACAAAAACGAAGAAATTATATAAAGGAGACAAAGAGTTAAAAGATATCTCAACTGCGTTAACACCACCAAAAATGGAGTTTATTAAAGCAGGAGGTTCTTATGCTGTTGTTTTCGGTAAGAAATTACAAACATTTGCTTGTAAAGTTTTAGGAATAGATGTTCCTCAAGTGTATGCAGCTTCCAAAGAAGTTTCTGTGGAAGGACAAGGTTTAACTGCTGTTGAGAAAATTTTCAATAGAAATGCAGTAGGAACCACGCCAGGTAAAACATTACACGCAGGTTCGAATGTTAGAGTTGAAGTTAACATTGTAGGTTCTCAAGATACTACAGGTTTAATGACTTCTCAAGAATTAGAGATGATGGCTGCTACAGTAATTTCTCCAATTGTTGATGCTGGTTACCAATCAGGATGTCATACAGCCTCAGTTTGGGATGACAAGTCCAAAGCTAATATTCCAAGATTAATGAAGTTTATGAATGACTTCGGATTAGTTACTGCACGTCATCCAGAAGGGAAATATCATGCAATGACCGATGTAATTCATAAGGTATTAAATGATATAGCAGTTGATGATTGGGATGTAATCATAGGTGGAGATTCACACACACGTATGGCAAAAGGAGTTGCTTTTGGAGCGGATTCAGGAACAGTTGCCTTAGCGTTAGCTACAGGAGAGGCTACGATGCCAATTCCAGAGTCCGTAAAGGTTACTTTTAAAGGAGAAATGAAATCTTATATGGATTTCCGTGATGTTGTTCACGCGACTCAAGAGCAGATGTTAAATCAGTTTGAAGGTGAAAATGTTTTCCAAGGAAAAATTATAGAAGTACATATTGGTACATTAACTTCTGATCAGGCATTTACATTTACAGATTGGACTGCTGAAATGAAAGCAAAAGCATCTATCTGTATTTCTGAAGATGATACTTTAATCGAGTCCTTAGAAATCTCTAGAGATCGTATTCAAATTATGATTGATAAAGGGATGGATAATCCGAAACAGGATCTTAAAGGGTTAGTTGATAAAGCTAATAATCGTATTACGGAAATTAAGACAGGAACTAAATCAGCATTAAAGCCAGATGCAGATGCTAAGTATTATGCTGAAGTTGTTATTGATCTAGATAAGATTGTAGAACCAATGATAGCTGATCCAGATGTAAATAATGAAGATGTATCTAAGCGTTATACGCACGATAATATTCAACCATTATCCTTTTACGGAGGAACAAAGAAGGTAGATTTAGGTTTCATAGGATCTTGTATGATCCATAAAGGAGATATGAAAATTTTAGCTCAAATGTTAAAGAACATTGAAGCTCAGCAGGGTGAAGTTAAGTTTAATGCACCTTTGGTTGTAGCGCCTCCTACATATAATATAGTAGATGAGCTAAAAGCAGAAGGTGATTGGGATGTTTTAGTTAAATATTCTGGCTTTGAGTTTGATGATAGTGCGCCAAAAGGTTTAGCACGTACTAAGTATGAGAATATGCTATACTTAGAACGTCCTGGATGTAACTTATGTATGGGTAACCAAGAAAAAGCAGAACCAGGAGATACAGTGATGGCTACTTCTACACGTTTATTCCAAGGAAGAGTTGTTAGAGACGCCGATGGCAAAAAAGGAGAATCTTTGTTGTCTTCTACACCAGTAGTGGTTTTATCTACTATTTTAGGTAGAACACCAACTCTGGAAGAATATGAAGCTGCTGTTGAAGGTATTGTATTAACTAAGTTTAAACCATCTCAGAAACAGTTGGTTATGTAATTAAAGATATATAATAGTTTAAAAGCCTTAATACGATTTGTTGTATTAAGGCTTTTTTAGTTTTAGCTAAAGATGTTTTTTGATATATGAGATAAACTTTTTAATGAAAATAGACAGTTTAGGGAATCAAGTTTAAAATTGATTGTTTGCAATCGATATTATGTGCAGGTTATTCTTAGTTTGTATAATACTTGTTTTTAGTGCAATAGAATATTTTTTATAATCATTCTATATTCTTGATACTCTTTTCGTAGTCATTCGATATTTCGTATCTTGGAATACTTAAAAAAGAATAACGAAAACACATAAAACACAACTATATGGCATTCGATATCGATATGATAAAAAAGGTGTATGCTCAAGTTGCCGAAAGAGTAGATGCTGCTCGCGAAGTAACAGGAAAACCTTTAACATTAGCAGAGAAAATTTTGTACTCACATCTTTGGGATGGTAAAAGTAAAACAGCATTTACTAGAGGTAAGGATTATGTTGATTTTGCTCCAGACCGTATTGCTTGTCAAGATGCAACTGCTCAGATGGCTTTATTGCAATTTATGCAAGCTGGAAAAAAGAAAGTTGCAGTTCCAACGACGGTACATTGTGATCATTTAATTCAGGCTAAAGTTGGTGCTGATAAAGATTTACAATCAGCGATGAATACTAGTAGTGAAGTATTTAATTTCTTAGAATCGGTATCTGATAAGTATGGTATTGGTTTTTGGAAACCTGGAGCTGGAATTATACATCAAGTAGTTTTAGAGAATTATGCATTCCCTGGAGGTATGATGATTGGTACGGATTCTCATACGGTAAATGCAGGAGGATTAGGAATGGTAGCAATTGGTGTAGGTGGAGCTGATGCTGTAGATGTAATGGCAGGAATGCCCTGGGAATTAAAATTTCCTAAATTAATTGGTGTTAAACTGACCGGTAAATTATCTGGTTGGACAGCACCAAAAGATGTGATTCTAAAAGTAGCCGAAATTCTTACTGTAAAAGGTGGAACTGATGCTATTGTAGAATATTTTGGTCCAGGAGCAACTTCAATGTCATGTACAGGAAAAGGAACTATTTGTAATATGGGAGCCGAAATTGGTGCTACAACATCTACATTTGGGTATGATGAATCAATGGAGCGTTATTTACGAGCTACAGAAAGAGCTGAAGTAGCAGATGCCGCTAATAAAGTAAAAGAACATTTAACTGCAGATCCAGAAGTATATGCAAATCCTGAGCAATATTTTGATCAGGTTATAGAAATTAATCTGTCAGAATTAGGACCATTATTAAATGGGCCATTTACACCAGATTTATCAACTGAGGTTGGTACGAGTATGACAGAGAAAGCAAAAGCGAGTGATTGGCCATTACAGGTTGAATGGGGGTTAATAGGTTCTTGTACAAATT
This genomic interval carries:
- a CDS encoding OmpH family outer membrane protein, with the translated sequence MKNILFPILVLFISLQAIAQSKVGTIDSDFILSKMPELTKVQEDLKAYNTKLEADLKVKVDDYQAKVKAYQDGEATMTEPMKKTKQEEIIAVENDIAKFRQNGSQLVQLEQNKLLQPLYTKIGKALEEVAKAEGYTQVLTITSSGLAYVDPKFDLTKTVMTKLGIPVQ
- a CDS encoding peptidylprolyl isomerase, giving the protein MHKKSIVLFLAVIFCTLIYGQEKDPVLLTINNSPVYRSEFKRVYLKNIDLVKDESQKDIDEYLELFINYKLKLEEAKEQGLDKKESYIKELEGYKKQLSSGYLTDTDASDALVKEAYDRLQERVNASHILVQVKPNASPKDTLQAYQKIIEARNKIINGADFKETAFEYSEDPSAKKNGGDLGWFSAFRMVYPFEQAAFTTKVGNVSEPFKTRFGYHIVKVNNKEKTLGEVTVAHIMVAFNKDRTENEAEKRINEIKTQLQAGTSFESLAKQYSDDRNTAVNGGKINRFGRGALNSEDFEKVAFALKSEGELSKPVKTKYGWHLIKLLEKHSPKTFDELKGELTQRIKKDSRSQLITKSFINSLKEKYGLKRNEEAISYFKKNVPSTIFSEKWDIPTDDKNLTNSVFSIGKESFTYLDFAKFIQQKGTRKTKTKDISLFIENVYYDYESAKLLQYYEEHLEEDNQDFANVVSEYRDGLLLFDLMESKIWNAAKVDSVGLQEFYASRKETYIKEESYKVIKASSSNKELIDNVKAKIEKANSIEEIKKEVNISDSNTVLFTEEELTKDIDELADKFSGKNGEVVVVNEDDYITLIKVVEVLPSRVKTFDETKGKVINDFQEDLEKQWLSELRKKYSIELNKKTLKQIKKELSI
- a CDS encoding peptidylprolyl isomerase, which encodes MRYISNILLFFVLVSCGNINRNANREVVARVNETYLYKDAIKDLVPSGTAAEDSLNIVNNYINIWATKQLFIDQSKRNLTEIELQEFDNLVEDYKSTLYINAYKDAVINKSINMEVTKDDMTSYYSENLENFILNEELVKLRYLHLPPDYKNIVATQTRFNRFNEEDHEELLGKKIEFATFSFNDSVWVQFDQVLNKIPVLKNQDRNKILKDGKYVQLRDSLGVYMIKIKKVLKKKETAPLDYIKPTIRQIILNKRKRELIKKLEKDITKDAIKNKQFEIYN
- a CDS encoding peptidylprolyl isomerase codes for the protein MKYIIKNTICIAVLLLCSTGAQIYAQEIIEDVKKEVEKKEDSVKSFQKIKIDGVAAVIGEYVILESDITIAYQQLISEGVSAADVSRCELAGSLFENKLYAHHAVQDSVIVSDAEVNSMVDQQLSYMTRELGTIDKVLKFYRKESEADFRKELFEINKGNRLAEQMRSKIVEDVEITPEEVREFFDEIPEDERPLFGTELELAQIVIDPKIPDEEEQKVVDRLKQFRTDIVENGSSFATKAVLYSQDPGSKSKGGKYTLNRQTPFAKEFKDVAFSLQVGEVSEPFKTDFGWHIIQLDKIRGEEIDVRHILLIPDVTRESVEVAQKLVDSVRTAVVSGTIGFKEAARKFSNEKETKEDGGQLLNPTTGDTRFELTKIDPILYDQVSKLKTNEVSLVIPDQDRQGRKKFKLITVLNRFDEHIADYSKDYLKIQELALRKKQIEAIRAWQEEKINDTYIKINGEYRDCEFSGNWLKKEK
- a CDS encoding MoxR family ATPase, with protein sequence MSDVAAVEKLVSKHTELKKEIAKIIIGQEEVIDQILIAVFSGGHALLIGVPGLAKTLMVNTISKALGLDFKRIQFTPDLMPSDILGSEILDESRHFKFIKGPVFSNIILADEINRTPPKTQAALLEAMQERAVTVAGHHYKLDLPYFVLATQNPIEQEGTYPLPEAQLDRFMFAIELKYPSFQEEVEVVKSTTGDTSATINALFTAQEIIDFQQLIRRIPVADNVVEYAVSMVSKTRPNGESATDLVKSYIDWGAGPRASQNLILAAKANAAVKGKFSPDIEDVQAVAMGILRHRMIKNYKAEAEGVSIEDIIQSLF
- a CDS encoding bifunctional aconitate hydratase 2/2-methylisocitrate dehydratase translates to MNIYNNYIREIEERKSLGLHPKPIDGAELLSEIISQIKDNDNAHRDDSLNFFIYNVLPGTTSAAGVKAQFLKEIILGKEVVKEITPAFAFEQLSHMKGGPSVEVLLDLALGDDIAIANEAAKVLKTQVFLYEADTEQLEKAFKAGNTIAKELIESYAQAEFFTKLPDVEEEIEIVTFVAGIGDISTDLLSPGADAHSRSDRELHGQCMFEHNKDMQNELLALKEQHPDKRVMLIADKGTMGVGSSRMSGVNNVALWTGISSSPYVPFINIAPVIAGTNGIAPIFLTTVGVTGGIGIDLKNWVKQKDAEGNTIVDEEGEAILKEEYSVATGTVLTINTKTKKLYKGDKELKDISTALTPPKMEFIKAGGSYAVVFGKKLQTFACKVLGIDVPQVYAASKEVSVEGQGLTAVEKIFNRNAVGTTPGKTLHAGSNVRVEVNIVGSQDTTGLMTSQELEMMAATVISPIVDAGYQSGCHTASVWDDKSKANIPRLMKFMNDFGLVTARHPEGKYHAMTDVIHKVLNDIAVDDWDVIIGGDSHTRMAKGVAFGADSGTVALALATGEATMPIPESVKVTFKGEMKSYMDFRDVVHATQEQMLNQFEGENVFQGKIIEVHIGTLTSDQAFTFTDWTAEMKAKASICISEDDTLIESLEISRDRIQIMIDKGMDNPKQDLKGLVDKANNRITEIKTGTKSALKPDADAKYYAEVVIDLDKIVEPMIADPDVNNEDVSKRYTHDNIQPLSFYGGTKKVDLGFIGSCMIHKGDMKILAQMLKNIEAQQGEVKFNAPLVVAPPTYNIVDELKAEGDWDVLVKYSGFEFDDSAPKGLARTKYENMLYLERPGCNLCMGNQEKAEPGDTVMATSTRLFQGRVVRDADGKKGESLLSSTPVVVLSTILGRTPTLEEYEAAVEGIVLTKFKPSQKQLVM